From Vigna unguiculata cultivar IT97K-499-35 chromosome 5, ASM411807v1, whole genome shotgun sequence, the proteins below share one genomic window:
- the LOC114184715 gene encoding transcription factor bHLH162-like: MAKEKKERLMESKITGSGFEARGSKKPPKMEIHEKGSVLQVFLTCGVDYHFVFCEIIRILHEENIEVIATSSTIVGDSAIHVVHGEVGQSMIHSGVSKVSEKLKLFVNGSICNEEMEAGRLWDSEVGTTLPWLLLDPTLDNALPPNP, translated from the exons ATGGCgaaggagaagaaagaaaggtTAATGGAAAGTAAGATAACTGGAAGTGGTTTTGAAGCAAGAGGAAGCAAAAAACCGCCAAAAATGGAGATTCATGAAAAGGGTTCTGTGCTTCAAGTCTTTCTAACATGTGGGGTCGATTACCACTTTGTTTTCTGTGAAATTATCAGAATATTGCATGAAGAGAATATTGAGGTAATCGCTACCAGTTCTACGATTGTTGGAGATTCAGCGATTCACGTTGTGCACGGAGAG GTTGGGCAATCTATGATCCATTCTGGAGTTAGCAAAGTGAGTGAGAAGCTGAAATTGTTCGTAAATGGATCAATCTGTAATGAAGAAATGGAGGCTGGAAGGTTATGGGATTCAGAAGTTGGAACTACTCTTCCATGGCTGCTTCTAGATCCAACCCTAGATAATGCCTTACCACCAAATCCTTAG